A single region of the Marmota flaviventris isolate mMarFla1 chromosome 10, mMarFla1.hap1, whole genome shotgun sequence genome encodes:
- the Tex46 gene encoding testis-expressed protein 46 has protein sequence MLGELMLVFRNFLAILASSGTLGALVAWLISYKPVLFGFLFLLLLLSNWLVKYELKPTSSENCQEEAINSKTPEAHPNNNNLNTKQVERLQACFALQDKILERLLFSELKLKVLENQMFIIWNKLNHPKRSSRHRNFPTKKDKTRRHESTFSILSDCTSNSPT, from the exons ATGTTGGGGGAACTGATGCTTGTTTTTAGGAATTTCCTTGCCATACTTGCTTCCTCGGGCACCCTGGGAGCATTGGTGGCTTGGTTGATAAGCTATAAGCCAGTTTTGTTTGGGTTCCTATTCCTTCTACTATTGCTTAGCAACTGGCTGGTCAAGTATGAACTCAAGCCCACCTCCTCAGAGAACTGTCAG GAGGAGGCCATAAATTCAAAGACTCCGGAAGCCCACCCCAACAACAATAACCTGAACACAAAACAAGTGGAGAGGCTGCAGGCCTGCTTTGCGCTCCAGGACAAGATCCTTGAACGGCTTTTGTTCAGTGAACTAAAGCTGAAGGTCTTGGAAAATCAGATGTTCATCATATGGAATAAATTGAATCACCCTAAGCGATCAAGCAGACATCGAAATTTCCCCACGAAGAAAGACAAAACGAGGAGGCATGAGTCCACGTTTTCCATCCTCTCTGATTGTACTTCCAATTCCCCCACCTAA